A window of Xylophilus sp. GW821-FHT01B05 contains these coding sequences:
- a CDS encoding CoA transferase — translation METRDVAAAPAARSAPLAGVRVVDFSTLLPGPMCSLLMAQAGAEVIKIERPGRGDEMRSYVPRFGPDSVNFALLNRGKRSVALDLKQAADCAQAIALIRSADVLIEQFRPGVMDRLGLGFEAMHAIHPGLVYCSITGWGQDGPLAEMAAHDLNYQAEAGLVGLTAGADGTPGLPSTLVADLAGGAYPAMMNVLLALRSRDVDGRGCHLDIAMADNLFAFTYWGLGNGFAAGQWPTPGGDLVTGGTPRYQVYRTLDGRHLAVAPLEQKFWENFLQVLGAPELLDDAVDPPGTRSAVAAILLTRTAEDWLRRFEGVDACVSLVKSLQEAVATPHFDARGVFRARLSSGDGAEIPALPLPIAPAFRADTGVGAPVLGESAADGFLPS, via the coding sequence ATGGAAACACGTGATGTCGCGGCCGCGCCTGCCGCACGGAGTGCACCGCTCGCCGGCGTGCGGGTCGTTGATTTCAGCACCTTGCTGCCGGGGCCGATGTGCAGCTTGCTGATGGCACAGGCCGGTGCCGAGGTGATCAAGATCGAGCGGCCCGGGCGTGGCGACGAGATGCGCTCGTACGTACCCCGGTTCGGGCCGGACAGCGTGAACTTTGCGTTGCTCAACCGGGGCAAGCGGTCGGTGGCGCTCGACCTTAAGCAGGCGGCCGACTGTGCGCAGGCGATTGCCCTGATCCGCAGCGCGGACGTGCTGATCGAGCAGTTCCGCCCGGGCGTCATGGACCGCCTGGGCCTGGGCTTCGAAGCCATGCATGCCATCCACCCTGGCCTGGTGTATTGCTCCATCACGGGCTGGGGGCAGGACGGGCCGCTGGCGGAGATGGCTGCGCACGACCTCAACTACCAGGCCGAGGCAGGTCTTGTCGGACTGACGGCCGGCGCGGACGGCACGCCAGGCCTGCCCAGCACCCTCGTGGCAGACCTGGCGGGCGGGGCCTACCCTGCGATGATGAATGTCCTGTTGGCGCTGCGCTCGCGTGATGTCGATGGGCGGGGATGCCACCTGGACATCGCCATGGCGGACAACTTGTTCGCGTTCACGTACTGGGGCCTGGGCAACGGGTTTGCTGCCGGCCAATGGCCAACCCCCGGCGGCGATCTCGTGACGGGCGGCACCCCGCGCTACCAGGTCTACCGAACGCTGGACGGGCGACATCTAGCAGTCGCACCGCTGGAGCAGAAGTTCTGGGAGAACTTTCTGCAGGTGCTCGGCGCGCCGGAACTGCTGGACGACGCGGTCGATCCGCCTGGCACGCGCTCGGCAGTGGCTGCCATCTTGCTCACGCGCACGGCGGAGGACTGGCTGCGGCGCTTCGAAGGCGTCGACGCCTGCGTGTCGCTCGTCAAGTCCTTGCAGGAGGCGGTGGCGACGCCGCACTTCGACGCCCGTGGTGTATTCCGAGCGCGCCTGTCGAGCGGCGACGGCGCGGAAATCCCCGCGCTGCCGCTGCCGATCGCGCCCGCATTCCGTGCGGACACTGGTGTCGGTGCGCCGGTGCTGGGCGAGTCCGCAGCGGATGGCTTCTTGCCATCCTGA